One Penaeus monodon isolate SGIC_2016 chromosome 37, NSTDA_Pmon_1, whole genome shotgun sequence genomic region harbors:
- the LOC119596183 gene encoding uncharacterized protein LOC119596183, whose amino-acid sequence MKTALERETLGDNKREMPLLYTSSSCCEAVREGCCFLWMLREGFPFMVYRPWGPEVNQTDFNFDVLKAQAEALGLQGNDIAQYVISQQTLAREERAKERAFQKEQLEAEKEKVKLEHELQMARLNNPSASSFTSVLFDGASRPCLPVFKDGEDMTSYLIKFERIASLLNFREETYAIRLGSLLTGKAVDIYTSLPPEITSDYKLLKKALLRGYSKTPASYRNDFRTAKIKCGETYEQFAIRLGRLFDYWVDACDITKDYESLRDFMLLDQLMSSISPDLRVYVKEHNVSSLSDAVSLSDNWVSAHSAYPKSYQSFDQGKRSVAPKPPTPIQPTLKRDFSSVKCHGCGDIGHTRSRCPKNPLAYKQYSSVPTHKVGFSLNDRGNSKFMTAGTLNGAWVSTILRDTGCTCVIVSDKLLPDVDVSSTDLVGIEDYLGRLDYFPKTKCFLKCPYFEGWVDVVRAPIQFCSILVGNVPGAYNPKLSPDFDLNVPQHSNNAPLDYSCAIQTRSSKVKRFHPLVLPKIEPLKVTPEEFAKLQAECHSLTKLWEKVKSEELDKMRDGKEFKYEQRNGLLYRTCVASKHYERLGKSSLVVPSECRAIILSVGHESPLAGHFSHRKSEMRIKDHFYWPNMGAEIRDFCKSCDKCQRMSTKGRVRPVPLKSMPILTEPFSRVSIDLVGPFSPPSSEGHRYILTLIDFAAGFPEALPLKETDSISVAEALLVIFSRVGIPREILSDRGRQFVSQLMGEVHKLLGVKPLFTTPYHPSGNGRVESFHATLKASLRKLCSDKPRAWHRYLVPTLFAMREIPSDRTGFSAFELLYGRTVRGPLSVLRDLWEDTTIKEDDRSSFQYVIELKDKLEECAKIVARNAEISSTKFKSYFDLKSQDRKFRPGEEVLVLLPDNTNKLLMSWNDPYTVLECRNKVNYLIDEGGKPKLLHANLLKKYHRRAISCQPNVMDEETEQKSDIQSLTTNFRDVFSLIPGCTNTLEHEIEVNTTERIKSKIYPIPIHLKAHFEAEVDQLLEQGIIQLSSSPHSSPVVMVKKSDGSYRMAIDYRAVNSVTNFHAEPACTMEEDLYKFSGCKYFSELDLTKAYYQIKLSEKARPLTAFPSHKGLMEFCRMPFGLVNACATYIRLMRIVLAGLKDVSFYFDNIFIHTRTWEEQTEAIFSVLERLREHNLTAKPSKCRFGFKSIHYLGFILDGNYLHPKLDKIEAILSLPPPCTKKTLRSFLGLISFYRMVIPQAASLTSSLSDLLRKNVSEPLKWTDELTKVFEKLKTALASKPILKIPDASLPFVLRTDSSDVGLGAVLLQYVDGHPFPVAYASRKLLDRERRYSTIEKEGLAIIFGNRKVANVSVNIFQSCQEYFYFIEFSLQIQYTLYE is encoded by the exons ATGAAGACTGCCTTAGAGAGAGAAACTTTGGGAGATAACAAGCGTGAAATGCCTCTGTTGTACACAAGTTCTTCC TGCTGTGAGGCAGTACGTgaaggttgttgttttttgtggatgTTGCGGGAAGGTTTCCCCTTCATGGTTTACCGTCCTTGGGGCCCGGAGGTGAATCAAACAG ATTTTAATTTTGATGTGTTGAAAGCTCAGGCTGAGGCGTTAGGCCTTCAAGGAAATGATATTGCTCAGTATGTCATTAGTCAACAGACACTTgcaagggaggagagagcaaaagaaagagcaTTTCAGAAAGAACAATTAGAAGCGGAGAAAGAAAAGGTTAAACTTGAACATGAGCTTCAGATGGCTCGGTTAAACAATCCTTCAGCCAGCTCATTCACTTCGGTCCTTTTTGATGGCGCTTCGCGCCCTTGCTTACCAGTTTTTAAAGATGGGGAAGATATGACTTCATACTTAATCAAGTTTGAGCGCATTGCCAGCTTGTTAAATTTTAGAGAAGAAACTTATGCTATCAGACTGGGAAGTTTGTTGACTGGAAAAGCAGTTGATATATACACCTCACTGCCTCCAGAAATAACGTCTGATTATAAATTGTTGAAAAAAGCTCTCTTACGGGGTTATAGTAAAACTCCCGCAAGTTATAGGAATGATTTTAGAACTGCTAAGATAAAATGTGGGGAAACATATGAGCAATTTGCTATTCGACTTGGACGGTTATTTGACTATTGGGTGGATGCATGCGACATCACCAAAGATTATGAATCTcttcgtgattttatgttgctggACCAACTAATGTCTTCCATTTCCCCAGATCTGCGAGTATATGTGAAAGAACACAACGTCTCCTCTTTATCTGATGCGGTAAGCCTGTCGGATAATTGGGTATCTGCTCATAGTGCCTACCCCAAGTCGTATCAATCCTTTGACCAAGGTAAGAGAAGTGTGGCTCCAAAGCCCCCGACTCCAATTCAGCCAACTTTGAAAAGAGATTTTTCATCTGTTAAGTGTCATGGGTGTGGTGACATTGGACATACAAGATCTCGCTGTCCTAAAAATCCCTTAGCTTACAAACAGTACTCCTCAGTTCCAACTCATAAAGTCGGATTTAGTCTAAATGACAGAGGAAATTCAAAGTTTATGACAGCTGGTACCTTGAATGGGGCTTGGGTCTCCACTATTCTCAGAGATACGGGGTGCACATGTGTTATTGTATCTGACAAGTTGTTACCTGATGTTGATGTTTCTAGCACTGATCTGGTGGGGATAGAAGATTATCTTGGCCGGCTGGATTATTTCCCCAAAACTAAATGCTTTTTGAAATGTCCATACTTTGAAGGTTGGGTTGATGTGGTGAGAGCACCAATTCAATTTTGCAGTATTTTGGTTGGGAATGTACCAGGGGCATATAATCCCAAATTATCTCCAGATTTTGACTTAAATGTACCTCAACATTCAAATAATGCGCCTCTTGATTATTCATGTGCAATTCAAACTAGATCCTCTAAAGTAAAAAGGTTTCACCCTTTAGTCTTACCAAAGATTGAACCCCTTAAAGTTACCCCTGAGGAATTTGCTAAATTGCAGGCAGAATGTCATTCTCTGACCAAATTGTGGGAAAAAGTGAAGTCTGAAGAACTTGATAAAATGCGAGACGGTAAAGAATTTAAGTATGAGCAAAGAAATGGTCTGCTTTACCGTACTTGTGTTGCTTCAAAGCATTATGAAAGATTAGGCAAATCTTCCCTAGTAGTACCCAGTGAATGTAGAGCTATCATTCTCTCGGTAGGTCATGAGAGCCCCTTGGCTGGCCATTTCTCTCATCGGAAATCAGAAATGCGCATTAAAGACCATTTCTATTGGCCAAACATGGGGGCTGAAATCAGGGATTTCTGTAAGTCTTGTGACAAGTGTCAAAGGATGTCAACTAAGGGTAGAGTAAGACCAGTGCCATTAAAGTCTATGCCTATTTTAACGGAACCATTTTCTCGTGTTTCTATTGACTTGGTAGGTCcattttctcctccatcttctgaGGGTCACCGTTATATCTTAACCTTGATTGATTTTGCCGCCGGTTTTCCAGAAGCACTGCCTCTTAAAGAGACTGATTCCATATCTGTAGCCGAAGCCCTTCTGGTGATATTTTCAAGGGTTGGTATACCTCGGGAAATTTTGTCTGATAGAGGAAGACAATTTGTTTCCCAACTAATGGGAGAAGTACATAAATTATTGGGAGTCAAGCCACTCTTTACTACTCCCTATCACCCTAGTGGGAATGGAAGGGTGGAAAGTTTTCATGCAACTCTAAAAGCCTCCTTAAGGAAATTATGTAGTGACAAACCACGTGCATGGCACCGATATCTAGTCCCCACATTGTTTGCGATGCGAGAGATTCCTAGCGATCGAACAGGGTTTTCAGCCTTCGAGCTACTTTATGGACGAACAGTCCGGGGGCCACTTTCAGTTTTAAGGGACTTGTGGGAAGACACAACCATAAAGGAGGATGATAGATCTTCTTTCCAATATGTCATCGAATTAAAAGATAAGTTGGAAGAGTGTGCTAAAATTGTAGCTCGAAATGCTGAGATCAGTTCCACCAAATTCAAATCTTACTTTGATTTAAAATCTCAGGATAGGAAGTTTAGGCCAGGCGAGGAAGTCCTTGTACTCCTCCCTGATAACACTAACAAATTGCTCATGTCTTGGAATGACCCATATACTGTTCTTGAGTGCCGTaacaaggtaaattatcttaTTGATGAAGGTGGAAAACCCAAGTTACTTCATGCAAACCTATTAAAGAAGTATCATAGGAGAGCCATAAGTTGCCAACCTAATGTTATGGACGAAGAAA CAGAGCAGAAATCTGATATTCAATCATTAACTACAAATTTCCGGGATGTATTTTCACTAATTCCTGGTTGTACCAACACCCTGGAGCATGAGATTGAAGTTAACACCACAGAACGTATTAAGTCTAAGATTTACCCCATTCCTATACATCTAAAAGCCCACTTTGAAGCTGAAGTTGACCAATTACTTGAACAAGGGATTATACAGCTATCGTCCTCTCCCCATTCGTCTCCAGTAGTCATGGTCAAAAAGTCAGATGGTAGCTACCGTATGGCTATAGATTATCGAGCTGTTAATTCTGTAACTAATTTCCATGCTGAGCCAGCTTGCACTATGGAAGAAGACTTGTATAAATTTTCAGGATGTAAATATTTCTCTGAATTGGATCTTACTAAGGCTTACTACCAAATTAAACTTTCTGAGAAAGCCAGACCTTTAACGGCATTTCCTTCACACAAGGGTTTAATGGAATTTTGCCGAATGCCTTTTGGGTTGGTAAATGCTTGTGCCACTTATATTCGCCTAATGCGCATTGTTTTAGCTGGTTTAAAGGATGTTTCCttctattttgataatattttcattcatactagaACTTGGGAAGAGCAGACAGAGGCTATTTTTTCTGTATTAGAGAGATTACGTGAGCACAACCTCACTGCAAAACCTTCAAAGTGCAGATTTGGTTTCAAGTCTATTCATTACTTAGGCTTTATTCTTGATGGTAACTATTTGCATCCAAAGCTTGATAAAATAGAGGCTATACTTAGTTTACCACCTCCTTGCACAAAGAAGACTTTACGATCTTTCCTTGGcttaatttcattttatagaaTGGTCATTCCACAAGCAGCTTCACTGACAAGTTCATTATCAGACTTGTTACGTAAAAATGTTAGCGAACCCCTAAAGTGGACGGATGAATTAACTAAAGTATTTGAAAAGTTGAAAACGGCATTAGCTTCCAAACCCATATTAAAGATACCTGATGCTTCCCTTCCTTTTGTCTTACGAACAGATTCATCAGACGTTGGGCTTGGAGCCGTTCTTCTACAGTACGTCGATGGTCATCCATTCCCTGTGGCATACGCTAGTCGAAAACTATTAGACAGAGAAAGGAGGTACTCAACCATTGAGAAAGAAGGCTTGGCTATAATATTCG